A DNA window from Aestuariispira ectoiniformans contains the following coding sequences:
- a CDS encoding inverse autotransporter beta domain-containing protein → MGWNAKSYLVGVLLGTTVLSSIPAQAESKWGPHIDLEGKLGTDRNIGEADLFMPLWQDDDTLLFGNFRGRLDDNDSHEGNYGIGLRQMLDNGWNLGGYTYFDHRKSPYGNSFNQITVGAEALSFDWDLRANAYLPVGQKAHAEDSLDEVSFSGGGIMYRAGEERALRGFDAEIGWRVPVFGEDAGQQLRLYAGGYRFTEDEADTVQGPRGRLDLTFDAVPFLWEGSRLTLGAEVQHDSPRGTQSFAQFRLRIPLQIFSSAPKTRLTAMEKRMADPVIRDVDIVSQAVTTGAAEEITKTADGQTLAVVDSAATTGNDLAAAVAAAGANSTVILNGAFSNVTTRVDLQQGQTLMGAGSVDVKTPSGKTVTIATPGGSLSGTGTVTTSGGNYSQLIGMADNSSLIGVTAHSVASGTTAALTVTIDNATGVTIQNNTLSSNADSNTSTPVHIINGSSNITVTGNTLSANGTTGHEVIAGMASLGTNTLVFSNNSITASGTGNHRSQLLQNTTGLSGSGNVTDGSNCRDFGGNTGSISFTNGTTCP, encoded by the coding sequence ATGGGTTGGAACGCGAAGTCATATCTTGTTGGGGTTTTACTGGGCACAACTGTCCTGTCGTCCATTCCGGCACAGGCGGAATCCAAATGGGGGCCGCATATCGACCTGGAGGGCAAGCTGGGCACGGACCGGAACATTGGTGAGGCCGATCTGTTCATGCCGCTCTGGCAGGATGACGACACGCTGTTGTTCGGGAACTTCCGCGGACGCCTCGACGATAATGACAGCCATGAAGGCAACTATGGCATCGGCCTGCGCCAGATGCTCGACAACGGCTGGAACCTGGGCGGCTACACCTATTTCGACCACCGCAAAAGCCCCTATGGCAATTCCTTCAACCAGATCACCGTCGGGGCGGAGGCACTGTCCTTCGACTGGGACCTGCGCGCCAATGCCTATCTGCCCGTCGGCCAGAAGGCCCATGCGGAAGACAGCCTGGACGAGGTCAGTTTTTCCGGCGGCGGCATCATGTATCGCGCGGGCGAGGAACGCGCCCTTCGCGGTTTTGATGCGGAAATCGGCTGGCGCGTGCCCGTCTTCGGCGAAGACGCCGGACAACAGCTTCGCCTCTATGCAGGCGGCTATCGCTTTACCGAGGATGAGGCGGACACCGTGCAGGGTCCTCGCGGGCGTCTCGACCTGACCTTCGACGCGGTGCCTTTCCTCTGGGAGGGGTCTCGCCTGACCCTGGGCGCGGAGGTGCAGCACGACAGCCCGCGCGGCACGCAAAGCTTTGCCCAATTCCGCTTGCGTATCCCGTTACAGATATTCAGTTCTGCCCCGAAGACCCGCCTGACGGCAATGGAGAAACGGATGGCCGACCCGGTCATCCGCGACGTTGATATTGTCAGTCAGGCGGTCACCACCGGGGCCGCAGAGGAAATCACCAAGACCGCCGACGGCCAGACCCTGGCCGTTGTCGACAGCGCTGCGACCACAGGCAATGACCTGGCCGCCGCCGTCGCCGCTGCCGGGGCCAATTCCACAGTCATTCTCAATGGCGCATTTAGCAATGTGACGACCCGCGTCGACCTGCAGCAGGGTCAGACCCTGATGGGGGCCGGCAGCGTCGACGTCAAGACACCGTCGGGCAAAACCGTCACGATTGCCACCCCCGGCGGGTCGCTGTCCGGCACGGGCACCGTGACCACCTCCGGCGGCAACTATTCACAGTTGATCGGCATGGCCGACAACAGCAGCCTGATCGGGGTCACCGCCCATTCCGTGGCAAGCGGTACAACCGCCGCCCTGACCGTGACCATAGACAATGCCACCGGCGTCACCATTCAAAACAACACGCTCAGCTCCAACGCGGACAGTAACACGAGCACCCCGGTTCATATCATAAACGGTTCCTCCAATATCACCGTAACCGGCAATACTCTTTCGGCAAATGGCACGACCGGGCACGAAGTCATCGCCGGGATGGCATCCCTTGGAACCAATACACTCGTATTTTCGAACAACAGCATAACCGCATCCGGCACAGGCAATCACCGGAGCCAGTTGCTGCAAAATACAACAGGACTTTCGGGTAGCGGCAATGTGACCGACGGCAGCAACTGCCGGGACTTCGGCGGCAACACCGGCTCCATCAGCTTTACCAATGGCACAACCTGCCCGTAG
- a CDS encoding prolyl-tRNA synthetase associated domain-containing protein yields MNSPKTDTDLFARLDELGIAHRTYEHERVYTVGESQTGRGEMPGAHIKNLFLRDKKKNLVLATVEEDRDVDLKDLRKRVGSSGNYSFGKPELLMEVLGVEPGSVTPLAVINDVERRVTVVLDKAILEEELVNAHPLRNDRTTAVTPQDLLSFLSAEGYDPVVLDFDQPADEAAE; encoded by the coding sequence ATGAACAGCCCGAAAACCGATACCGACCTTTTCGCCCGCCTGGACGAGCTGGGCATTGCCCATCGAACCTATGAGCATGAGCGGGTTTATACCGTAGGTGAAAGCCAGACAGGGCGCGGCGAGATGCCGGGCGCGCATATCAAGAACCTGTTCCTGCGCGACAAGAAGAAGAACCTGGTCCTGGCGACAGTCGAGGAGGATCGCGACGTGGACCTGAAGGACCTGCGTAAACGCGTAGGGTCCAGCGGCAATTATTCCTTCGGCAAGCCGGAACTGCTGATGGAGGTTCTGGGGGTGGAGCCGGGCTCTGTCACCCCGCTTGCTGTGATCAACGACGTGGAACGCCGGGTGACCGTGGTGCTGGACAAGGCCATTCTGGAAGAAGAACTGGTCAACGCCCATCCCCTGCGCAATGACCGGACCACTGCCGTGACACCGCAGGATTTGCTATCTTTCCTGTCGGCAGAAGGGTATGACCCTGTGGTTCTGGATTTCGATCAACCTGCCGATGAGGCAGCGGAATAA